The DNA sequence GGAAACAGATTCAAAGCTAGTTAATATACGTGTAAGCCTTTCTTGTAATTTTTTGCCTATAGAATGAGCTTGAAGGCTTTTATTATGTGCAAGTATTTTCTTGCAAAAGAGAAGAGCTTTTTTTAACAACCGATTTTCCGGAATATCAGGAGTAAATTCTTGGAAGATACAGATATTTTTATAAAGCCGTTTTTTACAAATATTTTCCTTAATATTTTTTGAAATTGATATTCGCCCCTTTACTTTACCGGTAAGATTTTCTTCTTTGCATACATATCCTTTTTTTAAGCCCTTGTGTACAATTTTTTCAACTAATGCAAGAAATTGTGTAATTAAAAGCGGTGTAAGATAATTTGATATTTCTTGATTAAGTTTGATTAAAGGTTTATCAAAATCAATACCGTAACAGCTTGAAAAATATGCTATTTCATTGCTGCTTTCAATTGAAAAGGCTGCATCAAGCATTGACAAATAATCAAGCTCTTGGATTTTCGGACTAACTGCAGCCGCTATTTTATTTTCTACTAACCAACAGGTTCCGATATAGTAGCTTGCCGTTATGCTTCGATTAATACCTAGATAGGCAGGCTCTTCATCTATATTAGGATTTCCTAAAAATTTAATTTCAGAATTTTCTTTTTGAGCAAGCTCCCATACCTCCTGAAATAATATTTTTTCATCTTCCGATTCTTGATGAGGAGTTTGATGTTCTTTAAAATATAAGACTTTAGTTTGCTTCATTTAAATTGAATGATTTTAAAAGTAAGCCGTCTTTATAGTATTCTTGTAATAGCGGTTCTACTTCATATTCTATTTTTTGTTGTAATTCTTCTTCCGTGGTTGCCATAAAATAACTATGACCCGGCATTAAATCATCAAAATCCAATTCTGATTTATGCTCTTTAATAAAAGTTTCTATTTTATTAAACATTTCGAGTGCTTTATTTTTTAGAATATTGTTTTTATTACTTATATTATTGTCATAAAAATCTTCGATAGCGTGTTTATCCGATTTGAGGGTAATAAAGGCAAAACGTCTACGGAGAGCATAATCGATTGATCCTGTGCTGCGGTCAGTAGTATTCATTGTACCTATAATATACACATTAGGAGGGACGGCAAACTTTTCTTTTGAATATGGAAGCTGTAATGTTATCGGGTGTGATGCATCTAATCTTTTATCTGCTTCCAGTAAAGTAATTAATTCTCCGAATATTTTTGAGATATTGCCTCGGTTAATTTCATCGATGATGAGAATATAATTTTTTTTCATGACTGTATCAGTTACTTCATTATGGTTATTTTGTAAATCATCTTTATATTCGTTTTTATTAAAACGAGTAATTAATTCAGTTATTATCCATCCGTATTCTATATAATCAATAGTTTTTGTATTTCCAGCAGTTAAGTTTGAAATTAATTTAAACCATTGATCTTTATTGTATGATGATACATCGCTAATATTATTACTAATAAAATATTCAAACAAAAGTTTAATATTTTCTTTTTTTTCTGTTCTAGCTGCTTGTTCTCTAAAGACAATTCTTTTTCGATCTTTATCCCAACTAATGGGGATATTTTTACTATTGGCAAATTGATAATTTGTAATACTACCATTTTTGATATCTCTAATTATGGAATCATAAAGTCTTTCAAATATATCCAATTCATTAAGATATGTGTGGATATTTTTAATCATTGTATCATTGTTTAACTGTTCTAGCGTTTTTTTACTATTAGAATAGTTTTCAATTGCTGCCTTACATATCTTTTTAAATATACCGTCTTCAACAATATAATTAATACCGTTCGGATTATCTTGTTCATTTTTTAAAATTTGGGGTTTTAATCCTTCAATAAAATCTTCATAATCCATTGATTGATGGAATGTGACAAAAGCAATTTGTCCTTCATCAACATATTTTTGATATGTTTCCATTACTTTATAATGATTGGAATAATCTATTTTTTCTCCTATTAGCGAGAGAGCAATTTTAGCTGTAACGTATGTTTTTCCTGTACCCGGTGCACCTTGCAGGATGATGTTCTTTTTTATTTTAAGTAAGTCATAAATTTTTTGTAAATTCATATCGTTCCTCTTTTTATTGATCAAATGATTTATTATGTTTTGTGTATCCAATTTATGAATTTGACATATTCCTTGTTGTGTTTCATATTTAAATTGTTCCTTATTGGTTAACTCATATATCAGTGCTGGTGCTATTTTATTTGTTTTATCATATAGTATTTTATATTTATCGAAATCGGTTTTTAGATCGTTTCTATCGGTAATAGGAAATGGTGGAGCCGTTATGACAGCAAGAGCAATAACGGTAAATCCTTGGCATATTGCAACGTAATCTCCTGCTTTCATATTATTGCCACCGCAAATTACAATTTCTTTCTCACGTAATAGCGGATAATTGTTAAGTACGGTTGGGTTATCTTGTTTGCCCCACTGATCGCCCAATTTCCAATAATTCATTTTTAATTCTTCCTTATTCTAATTCAATTTCTTTATGTGAAAGAATAACTTGCTATATCTGCATATGCTATTATATAATCAATATTTTATTTCGTCAAGGAGTAAATTTTTATCTATGTCTACAAACCAGAGAAATTAATTAAAAAATAATAGTTAAAAGAATTATTTTATGCCGAGAAAAACAGGAAAAACATCAAGTAATAAGACCTTTTTGATTGTTGTTGATAATCTAGGTTTGAAAGTATTGATATATTTCTTACTTTGTGTATACTAATAGATGTAAAATAAACTTGAATATATATTGTTTATAAGAGGTTGTTTCATTTGCGAATTATAGATAAAAACAAAGATTATTATGATTATTTGGCTCATCAGCCGGATAGTGATGATGAAGTAACATTTGATAGACGAGGTTCTATTCCTTTACGGAATGAAGATTTTTTTAATATTTTAAGTGAACATGTCAAAAATCATAAATATTACCGCCGATATTGGGGATGGTGGAAAGAAGAACCGGTGAAATACAATAAGTTTTTTGCGGTCCGTGCAGGAGTTAAGTTATTCTTGATCGGTCTTAAATTGGAAATTGATGAATCTGATTTTCGGAACTGTATTTTAAAATCTTATAAAATGGAACTTATAAAAACATTTGAAGATTTTGATTATAGAGGAAAAATTTTGGATATAGTTTCTGTTGAGAATATAGATTTCCTTGTTACTGCAATAAATAAAAAAAGGCTTGAAAATGTCAAACTTTCAGAACTAGTTATTAAAAATATGGGGTTACCGGATGAGTTTTATATTTTAAAAAATATCGGCATTCCTTCTCTTATTCCTACCGAACAAATTTATTATGGTATGGAAACCTACTTATTTTCACTTAAAAATGATAAGAGCTGTGAATCAAAGGGTTTAACAGATTCCGAAAAGATAGTTAATCACGGTTTCGACAAAAAAACATCTTTTAGGAATATGTAGCCTAAACTTATTCAGTCAAAAAGACAATGAGATTATTACTTGCGGAAAATCGCTTAGAGTTTCGGGAAACCGAATTCGCATCCTTGGTACATTGGAAGACTGCGGTGTATACTGTGTACCTCAAGACGGTTCGGAGCCTATAAAGGTAAAAGAAGAACACATTTTTACCAACACTCCATCGTTGGTAGAATTTTTTGTTCCTCCCGAACTTGAAAAGGATAAACAATACGCCATCCGTATTTGCACACAATTCTCGTCGGGACAGATAACCGTCAAGGATCTCCGTACTACGGAAACGGATTTTTATCTTAAAGCGGTGTAGGTTTGGCGGAAAAGCTTTTTGCCGTTCCGCCTAAACCTTTAATTGCTAAAACTTTCCGGCTAATCTGTAAAAGGATTAGCCGGAATTTTGTTTTTAAAACAATGCCCTTGCTTTTTGTTATTATATACCCTATAATTACACATATAGAGGAGGTTTTCGTATGAAAATGAAGGAAAAGAGCGGAAAGCTCTTAGGTTTAGGTGTAGCAGTGCTGCTGCTTGCTGCGATGATGATAGGAGGCTGTAAATAGGTGCAGGGGAATAGCAGCAGGGAGAAAAAGTATGAGGTAACGGTTAGTGCAGGCAGTAACGGGAAGGTAACGGTAGCGCCTGAAGTTCCGACGGATAAGAAGGTGGCAAAGAAAGGGTCAGGAATTGACGATTACAGCAACGGCAAATACAGGTTATAAGGTAGACACGTGGACGGTAACGCCGCATAGTGCACTACAGTCCGGCGGCAAGGCTGGTAGCAACGTCGCAGTGGTAAAGATAAGCGCAGATACAACGGTGAATGTAACGTTTAAGCCGGTGGGCGGAACACCATCTACACCACCTTCCGGCGATGTCGGTAGTTTTGAAGATACAGGCGACGGCTTTATAAAAATAAGTCCGCCTGCAGCGGGGATTACCGGTAAAGATCCGACATATACATTGCCGGGAATGGGAGAGGAGTATTGGAAAGGAGTATTCCGCGCAGGGCGGAAGGTAAAATTGAGCCCTTATAAGCTTGGCAAAACGGAAGTGCCGTATAAACTGTGGAAAGAGGTATACGATTGGGCGACACAGCCTGCGAATGGATACAAGTTTGCCAATGCAGGAGTAAAAGGTAAAGATGGAAGCGGGACTGAAGAAGAGCCAGTAACGAGTGTAAGCTGGCGAGACTGTATTGTATGGTGCAATGCGTATACCCAGAAAATCAAAGGGGAGGGGGAATGCGTCTACCGCAAAAAGGACGATCATACCGTCGTATTAAAAGACGCAACGGACGGAGATGCCTGCGATAATGCATCTGCCGATATGAGGAAGAAAGGGTATCGCCTTCCGACGGAAGCGGAATGGGAGTATGCAGCTCGGTGGCAGGGAAGCGACAACACCAATGCTGACAAATACGGAGAAGTATGGCTTACCAAACTGAACAGCGCGAGCGGAGCAAAAGCTGACTGGAATAATGCGGATGAG is a window from the Treponema denticola genome containing:
- a CDS encoding McrC family protein, giving the protein MKQTKVLYFKEHQTPHQESEDEKILFQEVWELAQKENSEIKFLGNPNIDEEPAYLGINRSITASYYIGTCWLVENKIAAAVSPKIQELDYLSMLDAAFSIESSNEIAYFSSCYGIDFDKPLIKLNQEISNYLTPLLITQFLALVEKIVHKGLKKGYVCKEENLTGKVKGRISISKNIKENICKKRLYKNICIFQEFTPDIPENRLLKKALLFCKKILAHNKSLQAHSIGKKLQERLTRILTSFESVSDYIDTAEIKHFRTNTLFFHYNSALKLAKIILRRYDYAISNTVKSEQETLPYWIDMSRLYELYVYKTLIDRYGLDSIYFQVKGHGKTAVDFIKKDEQMIIDAKYKPRYRDSNANMLEDIRQISGYARDKKILKALGVNLDENTEIKCLIIYPEPQKLNSEVTEDNEENDEDCTTFESKNNQSIIEQAANITWFRNFYKIRIPLPTINSI
- a CDS encoding McrB family protein, translating into MNYWKLGDQWGKQDNPTVLNNYPLLREKEIVICGGNNMKAGDYVAICQGFTVIALAVITAPPFPITDRNDLKTDFDKYKILYDKTNKIAPALIYELTNKEQFKYETQQGICQIHKLDTQNIINHLINKKRNDMNLQKIYDLLKIKKNIILQGAPGTGKTYVTAKIALSLIGEKIDYSNHYKVMETYQKYVDEGQIAFVTFHQSMDYEDFIEGLKPQILKNEQDNPNGINYIVEDGIFKKICKAAIENYSNSKKTLEQLNNDTMIKNIHTYLNELDIFERLYDSIIRDIKNGSITNYQFANSKNIPISWDKDRKRIVFREQAARTEKKENIKLLFEYFISNNISDVSSYNKDQWFKLISNLTAGNTKTIDYIEYGWIITELITRFNKNEYKDDLQNNHNEVTDTVMKKNYILIIDEINRGNISKIFGELITLLEADKRLDASHPITLQLPYSKEKFAVPPNVYIIGTMNTTDRSTGSIDYALRRRFAFITLKSDKHAIEDFYDNNISNKNNILKNKALEMFNKIETFIKEHKSELDFDDLMPGHSYFMATTEEELQQKIEYEVEPLLQEYYKDGLLLKSFNLNEAN
- a CDS encoding DUF4469 domain-containing protein → MCSLNLFSQKDNEIITCGKSLRVSGNRIRILGTLEDCGVYCVPQDGSEPIKVKEEHIFTNTPSLVEFFVPPELEKDKQYAIRICTQFSSGQITVKDLRTTETDFYLKAV
- a CDS encoding formylglycine-generating enzyme family protein — translated: MTATANTGYKVDTWTVTPHSALQSGGKAGSNVAVVKISADTTVNVTFKPVGGTPSTPPSGDVGSFEDTGDGFIKISPPAAGITGKDPTYTLPGMGEEYWKGVFRAGRKVKLSPYKLGKTEVPYKLWKEVYDWATQPANGYKFANAGVKGKDGSGTEEEPVTSVSWRDCIVWCNAYTQKIKGEGECVYRKKDDHTVVLKDATDGDACDNASADMRKKGYRLPTEAEWEYAARWQGSDNTNADKYGEVWLTKLNSASGAKADWNNADETKAVAWCGDNSDNKTHPAGEKRKNALGLHDMSGNVFEWCFDGDDNDPRANDAAYTSGGFVVDPQGAASGDNRVLRGGCWGDYAGCCVVGNRNNGYPDYSFVFLGFRVACRP